In Ochotona princeps isolate mOchPri1 chromosome 33, mOchPri1.hap1, whole genome shotgun sequence, one DNA window encodes the following:
- the FDX2 gene encoding ferredoxin-2, mitochondrial produces MAASLARGVSAGLRLRAARSACWARCGSCAGSGLRLRVAAALARTLWATGSRRAGEEKGGCERPGDVVNVVFIDRSGQRIPVSGQVGDNVLHLAQRHGVDLEGACEASLACSTCHVYVSEGHLDILPPPEEREDDLLDMAPLLQENSRLGCQILLTPELEGAEFTLPKITRNFYVDGHVPKPH; encoded by the exons ATGGCCGCCTCCTTGGCCCGTGGCGTGAGTGCCGGGCTGAGGCTGCGGGCGGCCCGGAGCGCCTGCTGGGCCCGGTGCGGGAGCTGTGCGGGCTCCGGGCTGAGGCTGCGGGTGGCGGCGGCGCTGGCCAGGACGCTCTGGGCGACAG GCTCGCGGCGAGCGGGAGAGGAGAAGGGCGGATGCGAGCGGCCGGGGGACGT AGTCAACGTGGTGTTCATAGACCGGTCCGGCCAGCGGATCCCAGTGAGCGGCCAAGTCGGAGACAACGTGCTCCACCTGGCCCAACGCCATGGGGTCGACCTGGAAG GGGCCTGCGAAGCCTCCTTAGCCTGTTCCACCTGCCACGTGTATGTAAGTGAAGGCCACCTGGACATCCTGCCGCCCCCGGAGGAGAG GGAGGACGACCTGCTGGACATGGCCCCCTTGCTGCAGGAGAACTCCCGGCTGGGCTGCCAGATCCTGCTGACCCCCGAGCTGGAAGGCGCTGAGTTTACCCTGCCCAAGATCACCAGGAACTTCTACGTCGACGGCCACGTGCCCAAGCCCCACTGA
- the MRPL4 gene encoding large ribosomal subunit protein uL4m, protein MALSAMLAGARAWLRRTPGVRGLTSLAGAEQPAWGTSTRSLQPVLRTCELPVPAHRRPVQAWVESLRGYEQERVGLADLHPDVFALTPRLDILHQVAVWQRNFKRISYAKTKTRAEVRGGGRKPWAQKGSGRARHGSIRSPIWRGGGIAHGPRGPTSYYYMLPMKLRALGLRAALSVKLAQDDLHIVDSLELPTAEPQYLTELARYRRWGPSVLLVDLTHEDMPQSIVEATAALKTFNLVPAVGLNVYSMLKHQSLVLTLPAVAFLEDKLLWQESRFTPLYPFRLPYSDFPGPPRLAGRAGPADASPGSL, encoded by the exons ATGGCGCTGTCCGCGATGCTGGCCGGGGCCCGGGCCTGGCTGCGACGCACGCCCGGCGTCCGG GGCCTGACCTCGCTGGCCGGAGCGGAGCAGCCGGCGTGGGGGACGAGCACAC GTTCGCTGCAGCCCGTGCTACGCACATGCGAGCTGCCGGTCCCCGCGCACCGGCGGCCGGTGCAGGCCTGGGTCGAGTCCCTGCGGGGCTACGAGCAGGAGCGCGTGGGGCTGGCCGACCTGCACCCTGACGTGTTCGCTCTGACGCCCAG GCTGGACATCCTACACCAGGTGGCCGTCTGGCAGAGGAACTTCAAGAGAATT AGCTATGCCAAGACCAAGACTAGGGCCGAGGTGCGGGGCGGCGGCCGGAAGCCCTGGGCGCAGAAGGGCAGCGGGCGGGCCCGGCACGGCAGCATTCGCTCCCCGATCTGGAGAGGCG GGGGCATTGCCCACGGCCCACGGGGCCCCACGAGTTACTATTACATGCTGCCTATGAAGCTGCGGGCACTGGGCCTGCGGGCGGCCCTGAGCGTGAAGTTGGCGCAG GATGACCTGCACATTGTGGACTCCCTGGAGCTGCCCACCGCCGAGCCGCAGTACCTCACCGAGCTGGCCCGCTACCGCCGCTGGGGCCCCTCCGTGCTCCTCGTGGACTT GACTCATGAAGACATGCCCCAGAGCATAGTGGAGGCCACGGCGGCTCTCAAGACCTTCAACCTGGTCCCAGCCGTGG GCCTCAACGTGTATAGCATGCTTAAACACCAGAGCCTGGTGCTCACGCTGCCCGCCGTGGCCTTCCTGGAGGACAAGCTGCTGTGGCAAGAGTCGCGCTTCACTCCTCTGTATCCCTTCCGCCTGCCGTACAGCGACTTCCCGGGGCCCCCTCGGCTGGCCGGGCGGGCTGGCCCCGCTGACGCGAGCCCTGGCTCACTCTGA
- the ICAM4 gene encoding intercellular adhesion molecule 4, whose product MGSALLLWLGAFGLGATGTREQVPFWVRLSPEQVAVLSGHSVWLNCSTSCPLVEMPSLQTQLQLGQTLRGPCWVSYELLDVRARNSTASCSITRAGETRGATASITTYKPPGSVILEPPVLVGGIYTLRCHIIHVFPVNSLVVTLRLGGRVISYDSLECFEGRHMANVTVTHQWPVRPRDLWQPLTCHWSLQLPGRVVLSSSAPVTLAAIAWSSQSKALACTSVTALGGLLLAVGGAYLRRCLARKSQM is encoded by the exons ATGGGGTCTGCGTTGCTCCTGTGGCTGGGGGCCTTTGGCCTGGGAGCCACAGGCACGAGGGAACAGGTGCCCTTCTGGGTGCGACTCAGCCCAGAGCAGGTGGCCGTGCTGTCGGGACACTCCGTGTGGCTCAACTGCAGCACCAGCTGCCCCCTGGTGGAGATGCCCAGCTTGCAAACGCAGTTGCAGCTAGGCCAGACGCTGAGGGGGCCATGCTGGGTGTCCTACGAGCTCCTGGACGTGAGAGCCCGGAACTCCACCGCATCCTGCTCCATCACACGCGCGGGAGAAACGCGGGGGGCCACGGCCAGCATCACCACCTACA AGCCGCCAGGCAGTGTGATCTTGGAGCCCCCGGTCCTGGTGGGCGGCATCTACACTCTGCGTTGCCACATTATACACGTGTTCCCGGTCAACTCCCTGGTGGTGACCCTGAGGCTCGGCGGCCGGGTCATCTCCTACGACAGCCTGGAGTGTTTTGAAGGCCGGCACATGGCCAACGTGACGGTGACCCACCAGTGGCCTGTGAGGCCTCGCGATCTCTGGCAGCCCCTGACCTGTCACTGGAGCCTCCAACTGCCCGGCCGGGTGGTCCTCAGCAGCTCCGCCCCCGTGACACTCGCGGCCATAG cttgGAGCTCCCAGTCCAAAGCTTTGGCTTGCACCTCCGTCACCGCCCTGGGGGGACTCCTCCTCGCCGTGGGAGGGGCCTACCTGCGCAGGTGCCTAGCGAGGAAGTCGCAAATGTAG
- the ZGLP1 gene encoding GATA-type zinc finger protein 1 isoform X1, whose product MVETRAPPRQARRDLEVVLGRGLCVRACEEEGLGAWYSRAAGPTQPDRIRSRLGVRVPVPSQLELLAPTCLDPEPAPGPPPRQEQMTPAYLQPRLHLWRVCQDPITALDEHQERPPAQHRPGWEPMALESTDTPPLVRQRCQGLEPPKAPALALRRPRKQPHPRKGMEEADPRFQGVTLNFEIKSDASLQIVPSYSGLAHVGGGGSSSSSSGSHAQEPPPAPAAAPEVNSPGPSEALGPRRCASCGTQRTPLWRDAEDGTPLCNACGIRYKKYGTRCSSCWLVPRKTVQVRRLCGRCGISWGSRSGPTE is encoded by the exons ATGGTTGAGACCAGGGCCCCGCCCCGGCAGGCGCGGAGGGATTTGGAGGTGGTCCTCGGCCGTGGgctgtgcgtgcgtgcgtgcgaggAAGAAGGGCTTGGGGCGTGGTATTCGCGTGCAGCCGGCCCAACGCAGCCCGATCGGATCCGATCCCGTCTCGGGGTGAGGGTCCCGGTGCCCTCCCAG CTGGAGTTGCTGGCGCCGACCTGTCTGGACCCCGAGCCAGCACCAGGACCCCCTCCACGGCAGGAGCAGATGACACCAGCGTACCTGCAGCCCAG GTTACACCTGTGGCGCGTTTGCCAGGACCCCATCACGGCCCTGGATGAGCACCAGGAGAGGCCCCCCGCCCAgcacaggcctggctgggagcCCATGGCCCTGGAGTCCACGGACACCCCGCCTCTGGTCAGACAGAGATGCCAGGGCCTGGAACCCCCAAAGGCTCCAGCCCTCGCCTTGAGGAGGCCCCGGAAGCAGCCGCATCCTCGGAAGGGAATGGAGGAGGCAGACCCTCGGTTTCAAGGGGTGACCTTGAACTTTGAGATCAAGTCAGACGCCAGTTTGCAGATCGTCCCCAGCTACAG TGGCCTGGCTCATgttggcggcggcggcagcagcagcagcagcagtggcagccacGCTCAGGAGCCCCCTCCGGCCCCTGCTGCGGCTCCTGAAGTGAACTCCCCAGGACCCAGCGAGGCCCTGG GGCCCCGGCGCTGCGCTTCCTGCGGGACACAGAGGACCCCGCTCTGGAGAGACGCAGAGGACGGCACCCCGCTGTGCAATGCCTGTGGAATCAG GTACAAGAAATACGGCACGCggtgttccagctgctggctggTGCCCAGGAAGACCGTGCAGGTACGAAGGCTGTGCGGCAGGTGTGGGATCTCCTGGGGCTCCCGCAGCGGCCCCACTGAGTAA
- the ZGLP1 gene encoding GATA-type zinc finger protein 1 isoform X2: MVETRAPPRQARRDLEVVLGRGLCVRACEEEGLGAWYSRAAGPTQPDRIRSRLGLELLAPTCLDPEPAPGPPPRQEQMTPAYLQPRLHLWRVCQDPITALDEHQERPPAQHRPGWEPMALESTDTPPLVRQRCQGLEPPKAPALALRRPRKQPHPRKGMEEADPRFQGVTLNFEIKSDASLQIVPSYSGLAHVGGGGSSSSSSGSHAQEPPPAPAAAPEVNSPGPSEALGPRRCASCGTQRTPLWRDAEDGTPLCNACGIRYKKYGTRCSSCWLVPRKTVQVRRLCGRCGISWGSRSGPTE; the protein is encoded by the exons ATGGTTGAGACCAGGGCCCCGCCCCGGCAGGCGCGGAGGGATTTGGAGGTGGTCCTCGGCCGTGGgctgtgcgtgcgtgcgtgcgaggAAGAAGGGCTTGGGGCGTGGTATTCGCGTGCAGCCGGCCCAACGCAGCCCGATCGGATCCGATCCCGTCTCGGG CTGGAGTTGCTGGCGCCGACCTGTCTGGACCCCGAGCCAGCACCAGGACCCCCTCCACGGCAGGAGCAGATGACACCAGCGTACCTGCAGCCCAG GTTACACCTGTGGCGCGTTTGCCAGGACCCCATCACGGCCCTGGATGAGCACCAGGAGAGGCCCCCCGCCCAgcacaggcctggctgggagcCCATGGCCCTGGAGTCCACGGACACCCCGCCTCTGGTCAGACAGAGATGCCAGGGCCTGGAACCCCCAAAGGCTCCAGCCCTCGCCTTGAGGAGGCCCCGGAAGCAGCCGCATCCTCGGAAGGGAATGGAGGAGGCAGACCCTCGGTTTCAAGGGGTGACCTTGAACTTTGAGATCAAGTCAGACGCCAGTTTGCAGATCGTCCCCAGCTACAG TGGCCTGGCTCATgttggcggcggcggcagcagcagcagcagcagtggcagccacGCTCAGGAGCCCCCTCCGGCCCCTGCTGCGGCTCCTGAAGTGAACTCCCCAGGACCCAGCGAGGCCCTGG GGCCCCGGCGCTGCGCTTCCTGCGGGACACAGAGGACCCCGCTCTGGAGAGACGCAGAGGACGGCACCCCGCTGTGCAATGCCTGTGGAATCAG GTACAAGAAATACGGCACGCggtgttccagctgctggctggTGCCCAGGAAGACCGTGCAGGTACGAAGGCTGTGCGGCAGGTGTGGGATCTCCTGGGGCTCCCGCAGCGGCCCCACTGAGTAA
- the ICAM1 gene encoding intercellular adhesion molecule 1 has product MAPDGALPALPALPALLALLAALLLPGPGGAQTWVSPQEATLPRGGSVDLNCSTACPQPTGLGLETPVDKELVSEGDTWKLFKLKNVDRDSTPLCFSNCPGQAQTSATASLTVYAFPQHVELAPLPAWQPVGDNLTLSCRVQGGEPRARLSVVLLRGQEELSRQPAPLGEPAEVTATVQAGREHHGANFTCVAELDLQPQGVGLFRNASEPRQLRTFALPQMPPHLAASPQILEVGSQGRVHCSLAGLFPASEAQVQLQLGGRELNTTVSHAKDSVRATASVEVTVEEEGPRPLVCTVLLGTRQQEARTTLTVYSFPAPNLTLSQPEVSEGTEVTVECEGHHGTTVTLDGVPAQPPSPRVQLQLNASANDHGRHFLCSVALDVAGQVLHKNQTRELRVLYGPRLDQRDCPENLTWPEGSWQTLRCQARGNPLPNVSCQHESTRSPLPIGKPQPVELQLAGTYCCRAVSPHGEVTHVISIHVVPKPLLPPVLIILVVVLALLGIVGTAGYIYNRQRKIKKYKLQQAQEAAAMKLTAAQPSPS; this is encoded by the exons ATGGCTCCCGACGGTGCCCTGCCCGCGCTGCCCGCGCTGCCCGCGCTCCTGGCCCTGCTCGCCGCGCTGCTGCTCCCAG GACCTGGAGGTGCCCAGACATGGGTGTCCCCGCAAGAAGCCACCCTACCCCGAGGAGGCTCCGTAGACCTCAACTGCAGCacggcctgcccccagcccacggggctggggctggaaacGCCGGTGGACAAGGAGCTGGTGTCCGAGGGCGACACCTGGAAGTTGTTCAAGCTGAAAAATGTTGACCGTGACAGCACTCCGCTCTGCTTCTCCAACTGCCCGGGGCAGGCGCAGACGTCTGCTACTGCCTCCCTCACCGTGTATG CGTTCCCACAGCACGTGGAGCTGGCGCCGCTGCCCGCCTGGCAGCCCGTGGGGGACAACTTGACTCTGAGCTGCCGGGTGCAGGGTGGGGAGCCCCGGGCGAGGCTCTCGGTGGTGCTGCTGCGCGGGCAGGAGGAGCTGAGCCGGCAGCCAGCGCCCCTGGGGGAGCCCGCGGAGGTCACGGCCACCGTGCAGGCGGGCAGAGAGCACCACGGCGCCAACTTCACGTGCGTGGCGGAGCTGGACCTGCAGCCCCAGGGCGTGGGCTTGTTCAGGAACGCGTCGGAGCCCAGGCAGCTGCGAACTTTCG ccctgccccagaTGCCCCCGCACCTGGCCGCCAGcccccaaatcctggaggtggGCTCACAGGGCCGCGTACACTGCTCCCTGGCTGGGCTCTTCCCCGCCTCAGAAGCACAAGTCCAGCTGCAGCTGGGTGGCCGGGAGCTGAACACTACAGTCTCGCACGCCAAGGACTCGGTCAGGGCCACAGCCTCGGTGGAGGTGACGGTGGAGGAGGAAGGCCCCCGGCCACTCGTGTGCACAGTCCTGCTGGGTACCAGGCAACAGGAGGCGAGGACCACCCTGACCGTCTACA GTTTCCCGGCTCCCAACCTGACGCTGAGCCAGCCAGAAGTCTCTGAAGGGACGGAGGTGACCGTGGAGTGTGAGGGCCACCACGGAACCACGGTGACCCTGGACGGTGTCCCTGCCCAGCCGCCATCCCCGCGGGTCCAGCTGCAGCTGAACGCCAGCGCCAACGACCACGGGCGCCACTTCCTGTGTTCCGTGGCCTTGGACGTGGCTGGGCAGGTGCTCCACAAGAACCAGACCCGGGAGCTACGGGTGCTGT ATGGCCCCAGACTGGACCAGAGGGACTGCCCGGAGAACTTGACGTGGCCAGAAGGCTCCTGGCAGACCCTGAGATGTCAGGCCCGGGGGAACCCGCTCCCGAATGTCTCCTGCCAACATGAGAGCACCCGAAGTCCTCTGCCAATTGGCAAACCGCAGCCTGTCGAACTGCAGCTGGCTGGCACCTACTGCTGCCGGGCTGTGAGCCCCCACGGGGAGGTCACCCACGTTATCTCCATCCATGTGGTTCCCA AGCCCCTGCTGCCACCGGTACTCATCATCCTGGTGGTAGTCCTCGCCCTGCTGGGCATCGTGGGCACCGCTGGCTACATCTACAACCGCCAGAGGAAGATTAAGAAGTATAAGCTACAGCAGGCCCAGGAGGCGGCCGCCATGAAGCTAACTGCCGCCCAGCCCTCGCCATCCTGA
- the ZGLP1 gene encoding GATA-type zinc finger protein 1 isoform X3, whose translation MEANAATDVSVQLELLAPTCLDPEPAPGPPPRQEQMTPAYLQPRLHLWRVCQDPITALDEHQERPPAQHRPGWEPMALESTDTPPLVRQRCQGLEPPKAPALALRRPRKQPHPRKGMEEADPRFQGVTLNFEIKSDASLQIVPSYSGLAHVGGGGSSSSSSGSHAQEPPPAPAAAPEVNSPGPSEALGPRRCASCGTQRTPLWRDAEDGTPLCNACGIRYKKYGTRCSSCWLVPRKTVQVRRLCGRCGISWGSRSGPTE comes from the exons ATGGAGGCCAACGCGGCCACGGACGTCTCCGTGCAGCTGGAGTTGCTGGCGCCGACCTGTCTGGACCCCGAGCCAGCACCAGGACCCCCTCCACGGCAGGAGCAGATGACACCAGCGTACCTGCAGCCCAG GTTACACCTGTGGCGCGTTTGCCAGGACCCCATCACGGCCCTGGATGAGCACCAGGAGAGGCCCCCCGCCCAgcacaggcctggctgggagcCCATGGCCCTGGAGTCCACGGACACCCCGCCTCTGGTCAGACAGAGATGCCAGGGCCTGGAACCCCCAAAGGCTCCAGCCCTCGCCTTGAGGAGGCCCCGGAAGCAGCCGCATCCTCGGAAGGGAATGGAGGAGGCAGACCCTCGGTTTCAAGGGGTGACCTTGAACTTTGAGATCAAGTCAGACGCCAGTTTGCAGATCGTCCCCAGCTACAG TGGCCTGGCTCATgttggcggcggcggcagcagcagcagcagcagtggcagccacGCTCAGGAGCCCCCTCCGGCCCCTGCTGCGGCTCCTGAAGTGAACTCCCCAGGACCCAGCGAGGCCCTGG GGCCCCGGCGCTGCGCTTCCTGCGGGACACAGAGGACCCCGCTCTGGAGAGACGCAGAGGACGGCACCCCGCTGTGCAATGCCTGTGGAATCAG GTACAAGAAATACGGCACGCggtgttccagctgctggctggTGCCCAGGAAGACCGTGCAGGTACGAAGGCTGTGCGGCAGGTGTGGGATCTCCTGGGGCTCCCGCAGCGGCCCCACTGAGTAA
- the ICAM5 gene encoding intercellular adhesion molecule 5, with protein sequence MTPAQNGPACTQPPGGRSLPLARLLQGREPSARSPPAPRRPCRRPLLGNQVTNVKPIPERNSPTLLPPRHAAPRRPPAQLVTRAPLASGNFPAAAMPGPSPGLRRALLGLWFALGLGILGLSAVAQEPFWADLQPRVALVERGGSLWLNCSTNCPRPERGGLETSLRRNGTQRGLRWLARQLVDIREPETQPVCFFRCARRTLQARGLIRTFQRPDRVELMPLPPWQPVGENFTLSCRVPGAGPRGSLTLTLLRGAQELIRRSFAGEPPRARGAILTATVLARREDHGANFSCRAELDLRPHGLGLFENSSAPRLLRTYALSPDPPRLVAPALLEVGSERLVSCTLDGLFPASEAAVHLALGDRRLNPEVTLEADALVATAMAMASVEEEGTRQLVCAVTLGGERREMRENVTVYSLPAPLLTLSEASAPEGELVEVTCTPGVGALATLDGVPAAEPGQPVQLQFNATEHDDGRSFFCDATLDVGGETLSKNASAELRVLYAPRLDDADCPRSWTWPEGPEQTLRCEARGNPAPSVHCARPDGGAVLALGLLGPVTRALAGTYRCTAANVLGEAVRDVTLTVEYAPALDSVGCPERVTWLEGTEASLSCVAHGVPPPSVSCVRSGEPELIEGLLLVARKHAGSYRCEAVNARGSAAKNVAVTVEYGPSFEEHGCPSNWTWVEGSEQLFACAVEGKPQPRVQCVGSEGASEGMLLPLAPPDSSPRGLSTPRDLAPGVYICNATNQHGSAVKTVVVSSESPPHMDESTCPSDQTWLEGAEAAALACAARGRPSPRVRCSREGTPRPPRARVSREDAGTYLCVATNTHGTDSRTVTVGVEYQPVVAELAASPAGGVRPGGNFTLTCRAEAWPPAQISWRAPPGALNIGLSSNNTTLSVAGAMGSHGGEYECLATNAHGRHARRITVRVAGPWLWIAVGGAAGGAALLAAGAGLAFYVQSTACKKGEYNVQEAESSGEAVCLNGAGGAGGGEGGPEAGEAESPAGGEVFAIQLTSA encoded by the exons atGACGCCGGCACAAAACGGGCCTGCCTGCACGCAGCCCCCCGGGGGTCGCTCGCTCCCGCTCGCTCGCCTTCTCCAAGGCCGAGAGCCCAGCGCACGCTCGCCGCCCGCCCCCCGCCGCCCCTGCCGCCGCCCCCTCCTTGGAAACCAAGTTACCAACGTTAAACCAATCCCCGAGCGCAACTCCCCCACACTCCTCCCGCCGCGCCACGCCGCGCCGCGCCGTCCTCCTGCCCAACTCGTCACTCGCGCTCCCCTCGCCTCCGGCAATTTCCCCGCGGCGGCGATGCCAGGGCCTTCGCCAGGGCTGCGCCGGGCGCTACTCGGCCTCTGGTTTGCCTTGGGCCTGGGGATCCTCGGCCTGTCAG CGGTCGCGCAGGAGCCCTTCTGGGCGGACCTGCAGCCCCGCGTGGCGCTCGTGGAGCGCGGGGGCTCGCTGTGGCTGAATTGCAGCACCAACTGCCCACGGCCGGAGCGCGGCGGCCTGGAGACCTCGCTGCGCCGGAACGGGACCCAGCGGGGGCTGCGCTGGCTGGCGCGGCAGCTGGTGGACATCCGCGAGCCCGAAACCCAGCCCGTCTGCTTCTTCCGCTGCGCGCGGCGCACGCTCCAGGCTCGTGGGCTCATTCGTACTTTCC AACGCCCGGATCGCGTGGAGCTGATGCCGCTGCCTCCCTGGCAACCTGTGGGCGAGAACTTCACCTTAAGCTGTAGGGTCCCCGGCGCGGGACCTCGCGGGAGCCTCACCCTGACCCTGCTTCGGGGTGCCCAGGAACTAATCCGTCGCAGTTTCGCGGGAGAACCGCCCCGAGCGCGAGGCGCCATACTCACGGCCACGGTCCTGGCGCGGCGGGAGGACCATGGAGCTAATTTCTCGTGCCGGGCGGAGCTGGACCTGCGGCCGCACGGCCTGGGACTGTTTGAAAATAGCTCGGCTCCTAGGCTGCTCCGGACCTACG CCCTGTCCCCGGACCCCCCGCGTCTCGTCGCCCCTGCGCTCCTGGAAGTGGGCTCCGAGAGGCTCGTGAGCTGCACCCTGGACGGGCTGTTCCCGGCCTCGGAGGCTGCCGTCCACCTCGCGCTGGGGGACAGGAGGCTGAATCCAGAGGTCACCCTGGAGGCGGATGCTCTCGTGGCCACCGCCATGGCCATGGCTAGCGTGGAGGAGGAGGGCACCAGGCAGCTGGTGTGCGCTGTGACCCTGGGGGGCGAACGGCGGGAGATGCGGGAGAACGTGACCGTCTATA GCTTGCCAGCGCCCCTCCTCACCCTGAGTGAAGCCAGCGCCCCGGAGGGCGAGTTGGTGGAGGTCACATGTACACCTGGGGTTGGAGCGCTGGCCACCCTGGACGGGGTTCCAGCGGCAGAGCCAGGGCAGCCCGTCCAGCTGCAGTTTAATGCTACTGAACATGACGATGGACGCAGCTTCTTTTGCGACGCCACCCTCGACGTGGGCGGGGAGACCCTAAGCAAGAATGCAAGTGCGGAACTCCGTGTCTTAT ACGCCCCCAGGCTGGACGACGCAGACTGTCCCAGGAGCTGGACGTGGCCAGAAGGCCCCGAGCAGACGCTGCGCTGCGAGGCGCGCGGAAACCCGGCACCGTCGGTGCACTGCGCGCGGCCCGACGGAGGGGCGGTGCTGGCGCTGGGGCTGCTGGGCCCGGTCACCCGCGCGCTCGCTGGCACTTACCGCTGCACGGCGGCCAACGTCCTGGGCGAGGCAGTCAGGGACGTGACGCTGACCGTGGAGT ACGCGCCGGCGCTGGACAGCGTGGGCTGCCCGGAGCGCGTGACCTGGCTGGAAGGTACCGAGGCCTCGCTGAGCTGCGTGGCGCACGGGGTCCCGCCGCCCAGCGTGAGCTGCGTGCGCTCAGGGGAGCCCGAGCTCATCGAAGGGCTGCTCCTGGTGGCCCGGAAGCACGCGGGCAGCTACCGCTGCGAGGCCGTGAACGCCCGGGGCTCCGCAGCCAAGAATGTGGCGGTCACGGTGGAGT ACGGCCCCAGCTTCGAGGAGCATGGCTGTCCCAGCAACTGGACGTGGGTGGAAGGGTCGGAGCAGCTGTTTGCCTGCGCCGTGGAAGGGAAGCCGCAGCCTCGCGTGCAGTGTGTGGGCTCTGAAGGCGCCAGCGAGGGGATGCTACTGCCTCTGGCGCCCCCCGACTCGAGCCCCCGAGGCCTCAGCACCCCCAGGGACCTGGCACCCGGCGTCTACATCTGTAATGCCACCAACCAGCACGGCTCTGCTGTCAAAACCGTGGTCGTGAGCTCGGAGT CGCCGCCGCACATGGATGAATCCACGTGTCCCAGCGACCAGACGTGGCTGGAAGGGGCTGAGGCTGCAGCCCTGGCGTGCGCTGCCCGGGGTCGCCCTTCTCCACGCGTGCGCTGCTCGCGGGAGGGCACGCCACGACCCCCTCGGGCGCGCGTGTCGCGGGAGGACGCGGGCACCTACCTCTGTGTGGCCACCAACACGCACGGCACGGACTCCCGCACCGTCACCGTGGGCGTGGAAT ACCAGCCGGTGGTGGCTGAGCTCGCAGCCTCCCCTGCTGGAGGCGTGCGCCCTGGCGGGAACTTCACGTTGACCTGCCGCGCAGAGGCCTGGCCTCCGGCCCAGATCAGCTGGCGCGCGCCGCCGGGGGCCCTCAACATCGGCCTCTCCAGCAACAACACCACGCTCAGCGTGGCAGGCGCCATGGGCAGCCACGGCGGCGAGTACGAGTGCTTGGCCACCAACGCGCACGGCCGTCACGCACGGCGCATCACGGTGCGCGTGGCAG GTCCCTGGCTGTGGATCGCCGTGGGCGGCGCGGCGGGGGGCGCGGCGCTGCTGGCCGCGGGGGCCGGCCTGGCTTTCTACGTGCAGTCCACGGCCTGCAAGAAGGGCGAGTACAACGTGCAGGAGGCCGAGAGCTCGGGCGAGGCCGTGTGCCTGAACGGCGCGGGCGGCGCTGGGGGCGGCGAGGGCGGCCCCGAGGCCGGGGAGGCCGAGTCGCCCGCGGGGGGCGAGGTCTTCGCCATCCAGCTCACGTCGGCCTGA